A single window of Canis lupus familiaris isolate Mischka breed German Shepherd chromosome 7, alternate assembly UU_Cfam_GSD_1.0, whole genome shotgun sequence DNA harbors:
- the LBR gene encoding delta(14)-sterol reductase LBR, producing the protein MPSRKFADGEVVRGRWPGSSLYYEVEILSHDSHSQLYTVQYKDGTELELKENDIKPLTSFRQRKSGSTSSSPSRRRGSRSRSRSRSPGRPPRSSRRSASASHQADMKEMRKEVLEVKLTPLVLKPFGNSISRYNGEPEHTERDGMLHRNAEEKFHLSEEIRSMSTQYSLRPRREEIKLKDIDSKEENIVPTKGSTLLKTSEVLGTQPKSLEFGGVPGVFLIMLGLPTFLFLLLLLCKEKEPSLLNFPPPMPALSELWDTRAFAIYFFWFSLQALFYILPIGKVVEGMPLADGRRLKYRLNGFYAFLLTCVAVGAALCRGVELHYVYHHFLPLALAAATFAMALSTYLAVRAAWAPPAALAPASSGNAIYDFFIGRELNPRIGTFDLKYFCELRPGLIGWVVVNLVMLLAEMKLQHRAAPSLAMILVNSFQLLYVVDALWNEEALLTTMDITHDGFGFMLAFGDLVWVPFIYSFQAFYLVNHPNEVSWPMASLIIALKLCGYVIFRCANSQKNAFRKNPTDPKLAHLKTIHTSTGKNLLVSGWWGFVRHPNYLGDLIMALAWSLPCGFKHVLPYFYVIYFTVLLVHREARDERHCRKKYGLAWEKYCQRVPYRIFPYVY; encoded by the exons CCTTTAACTTCCTTCAGACAAAGGAAAAGTGGCTCAACTTCCAGTTCTCCCTCCAGACGCCGAGGGAGTAGGTCCAGATCGCGCTCCCGATCCCCGGGTCGACCACCGAGAAGTTCCCGCCGATCTGCCTCCGCTTCGCACCAGGCCGACatgaaggaaatgaggaaggaggTGCTTGAAGTGAAGCTGACCCCGTTGGTGCTG AAGCCTTTTGGGAACAGCATCAGCAGATACAATGGGGAGCCCGAGCACACAGAGAGGGATGGCATGCTTCACAGAAATGCTGAG GAAAAATTCCATTTGTCGGAAGAAATTAGGTCCATGTCTACACAGTATAGCCTTCGTCCAAGAAGAGAGGAGATCAAATTAAAAGACATAGATTCTAAGGAAGAAAACATTGTTCCAACAAAAGGATCTACATTACTGAAAACCTCTGAAGTGCTGGGCACACAGCCCAAGAGCCTGGAGTTTGGTGGAGTCCCtg GTGTGTTTCTCATCATGCTTGGCCTGCCCACCTTCCTCTTCCTGTTGCTATTGCTGTGCAAAGAGAAGGAGCCCAGTCTCCTGAATTTCCCGCCTCCTATGCCAGCTTTGTCTGAGTTGTGGGACACCAGAGCGTTTGCGATCTACTTCTTCTGGTTTTCCCTTCAGGCTCTGTTCTACATATTGCCAATTGGGAAG gTTGTGGAAGGAATGCCTCTTGCTGATGGAAGAAGACTCAAGTATAGATTgaatg GGTTCTACGCCTTCCTGTTGACCTGCGTGGCCGTTGGGGCGGCTCTGTGCCGGGGTGTGGAGCTGCACTACGTGTACCACCACTTCTTGCCGCTGGCGCTGGCCGCTGCCACCTTCGCCATGGCCCTGAGCACCTACCTGGCCGTGCGGGCTGCATGGGCACCCCCGGCCGCCCTGGCCCCCGCCAGCTCTG GAAATGCCATCTATGACTTCTTCATTGGCCGTGAACTAAATCCTCGGATTGGTACTTTTGATCTCAAATACTTTTGTGAACTGCGCCCTGGATTGATTGGATGG GTGGTTGTGAACTTGGTGATGCTTTTGGCTGAGATGAAGCTACAGCATCGAGCTGCTCCATCCTTAGCGATGATTTTGGTTAACAGTTTCCAGCTCTTGTACGTGGTGGACGCTCTCTGGAATGAG GAAGCATTGTTGACAACCATGGACATCACCCACGATGGGTTTGGATTCATGCTGGCTTTTGGAGACCTAGTGTGGGTTCCGTTTATCTACAGCTTTCAAGCCTTTTATCTCGTCAACCATCCAAATGAAGTGTCTTGGCCCATGGCTTCCCTGATCATCGCTCTGAAAC tTTGTGGATATGTAATCTTCCGATGTGCAAATTCTCAGAAAAACGCATTCCGGAAAAATCCCACTGATCCGAAGCTTGCAC atTTAAAAACCATCCATACTTCAACAGGGAAAAATCTTCTAGTTAGTGGATGGTGGGGCTTCGTTCGCCACCCCAATTACTTGGGTGATCTCATCATGGCCCTGGCGTGGTCCCTCCCCTGTG GTTTTAAGCACGTCCTGCCATATTTTTACGTGATCTACTTCACCGTGCTGCTGGTGCACCGGGAAGCGCGTGATGAGCGCCACTGTCGGAAGAAGTACGGCCTGGCCTGGGAGAAGTACTGCCAGCGGGTGCCCTACCGCATCTTCCCCTACGTGTACTAG